A stretch of Paenibacillus mucilaginosus 3016 DNA encodes these proteins:
- a CDS encoding rod shape-determining protein has product MFGGFTKDLGIDLGTANTLVYVKGKGIVVREPSVVAIRTDTKTIEAVGNDAKMMIGRTPGNIRAIRPMKDGVIADFETTSTMIKYFLRQAQKQRYLFQRHPSVMVCVPSGITAVEKRAVEDATRQAGARDAYTIEEPFAAAIGADLPVWEPTGSMVVDIGGGTTEVAVISLGGIVTSRSIRVAGDEMDDAIIQYIKRTYNLMIGERTAEAIKMEIGSALQMDAPTRFEIRGRDLVSGLPKTMAVTSEEITDALADTVFSIVEAVKVTLEKCPPELAADIMDRGIVLTGGGGLLRNLDKLLSRETGMPVLVAENPLDCVAIGTGRALENIHLFKTRSGPTSKARR; this is encoded by the coding sequence ATGTTCGGAGGATTTACGAAAGACCTGGGGATTGACCTGGGCACGGCCAATACGCTCGTTTATGTCAAAGGAAAAGGGATCGTGGTTCGCGAGCCGTCCGTCGTCGCGATCCGCACCGATACCAAAACCATCGAGGCCGTCGGCAACGACGCCAAGATGATGATCGGCCGTACGCCGGGCAACATCCGTGCCATCCGCCCGATGAAGGACGGGGTCATCGCCGACTTCGAGACGACCTCGACCATGATCAAGTACTTCCTCCGCCAGGCACAGAAGCAGCGCTACCTCTTCCAGCGCCATCCGAGCGTGATGGTGTGCGTTCCTTCGGGCATCACGGCCGTCGAGAAGCGTGCTGTCGAAGATGCGACCCGGCAGGCGGGCGCACGCGACGCCTACACGATTGAAGAGCCGTTCGCGGCCGCTATCGGCGCCGATCTCCCGGTGTGGGAGCCGACCGGCTCCATGGTCGTCGATATCGGGGGCGGAACGACGGAAGTCGCCGTCATCTCCCTCGGCGGCATTGTGACCAGCCGCTCGATCCGGGTGGCGGGCGACGAGATGGATGATGCGATCATCCAGTACATCAAGCGCACCTACAACCTGATGATCGGGGAGCGCACGGCCGAAGCGATCAAAATGGAGATCGGCTCCGCGCTGCAGATGGACGCGCCGACCCGCTTCGAGATCCGCGGCCGCGACCTCGTATCCGGGCTGCCGAAGACGATGGCGGTCACCTCCGAGGAGATCACCGACGCGCTGGCCGATACCGTGTTCAGCATCGTCGAAGCCGTGAAGGTCACGCTGGAGAAGTGTCCGCCGGAGCTCGCGGCCGACATTATGGACCGCGGGATCGTGCTTACGGGCGGAGGCGGCCTGCTGCGCAACCTCGACAAGCTGCTCTCCCGCGAGACGGGCATGCCGGTTCTCGTAGCGGAGAATCCGCTCGACTGCGTGGCGATCGGCACGGGCCGGGCGCTCGAGAACATTCATCTGTTCAAGACGCGTTCGGGTCCTACATCCAAAGCCAGACGTTGA
- a CDS encoding Maf family protein, which yields MTITDTRTLILASSSPRRQELIGALGLPYAIRVSDVDETTEPGLTPAQIVEELSARKAGAVYERCKEEGPADGIVIGSDTIVVLDGQVLGKPQDEEDAFRMLSSLQGRRHQVYSGVACFDLVTGERLTEHRVTEVYMNPLTEAQIRRYIASGEPMDKAGSYAIQGLGATMIDRIEGDYFNVVGLPLSLLSKLLERLGVAVI from the coding sequence ATGACAATAACCGACACGCGCACCTTGATTCTGGCTTCCTCTTCTCCGCGGCGCCAGGAGCTTATTGGGGCCTTGGGCCTTCCTTATGCGATCCGCGTCAGCGATGTGGACGAGACGACGGAACCGGGGCTCACGCCCGCACAGATCGTGGAGGAGCTCTCCGCCCGCAAAGCGGGCGCAGTGTACGAACGTTGTAAGGAAGAGGGTCCGGCGGACGGCATTGTCATTGGTTCCGATACGATCGTCGTGCTGGACGGGCAGGTGCTCGGCAAACCGCAGGACGAAGAGGATGCCTTCCGCATGCTGAGCTCCCTGCAGGGGCGCAGGCACCAGGTATACAGCGGCGTGGCCTGTTTCGATCTGGTAACGGGCGAGCGCCTGACGGAGCACCGGGTGACCGAGGTGTACATGAACCCGCTCACGGAAGCCCAGATCCGCCGTTATATCGCCTCCGGCGAGCCGATGGACAAGGCCGGCTCCTACGCGATTCAGGGGCTGGGCGCGACGATGATCGACCGGATTGAGGGCGATTATTTCAACGTTGTGGGACTGCCGCTTAGCCTGCTGTCGAAGCTTCTGGAACGTCTGGGAGTCGCTGTCATTTAG
- a CDS encoding N-acetylmuramoyl-L-alanine amidase, with protein MSKPWARAALLALGLLILPGQAGAAKVVLDPGHGGSDPGAVGVNGLYEKTVNFDITTRVRELLVKQGYEVVLSRETDSYMSLQDRVTFKDSQSADLFVSIHANSYGSPDVRGAMVLYYDDAYPQESYPASEAMKVLTPQSRQLAQEVLDAFVAESGMQNRGLVPSAVYVVRNGTMPSILVETGFLSNAADAALLARDSVRESMARGIASGIAAYLPPGTVFPDLTGHWAREAVLRLKAQGLVEGAAGGRYEPRRVLTRAEWVTLLGRLFDLPQAAAGSGCSAGGAGSSVSGAVYGGGEGCRPEAARGAAAFRDVNAGHWAFAALDKAVKAGVLEGYPDGTLRPDRPVTRAEVASLLQRLSGAAEGQAHPFGDVPAGYWAEGSIAGLRNTGWIDGVSADRFAPEKGMTRAEAAALLDRYTAAAGRSAVPADGR; from the coding sequence ATGAGTAAGCCTTGGGCGCGAGCCGCCCTGCTGGCGCTCGGCCTTCTGATCCTGCCCGGCCAGGCCGGTGCGGCCAAAGTGGTGCTCGATCCCGGACACGGCGGATCCGATCCGGGAGCGGTAGGCGTCAACGGACTCTACGAGAAAACGGTGAACTTCGACATCACCACCCGGGTCAGGGAGCTGCTGGTGAAGCAGGGCTACGAGGTGGTACTATCGAGGGAAACCGACAGCTATATGTCGCTGCAGGACCGCGTAACCTTCAAGGACAGCCAGTCGGCCGATCTGTTCGTATCGATCCACGCCAATTCGTACGGCAGCCCGGATGTGCGGGGGGCTATGGTACTGTATTACGACGATGCCTATCCGCAGGAGAGCTATCCGGCCAGCGAGGCGATGAAGGTGCTCACCCCGCAGAGCCGGCAGCTCGCGCAGGAGGTGCTTGACGCTTTCGTTGCCGAAAGCGGAATGCAGAACCGCGGGCTCGTCCCGAGCGCGGTCTACGTCGTGCGCAACGGCACGATGCCGAGCATTCTGGTCGAGACCGGGTTCCTCTCGAACGCCGCGGATGCCGCGCTCCTCGCCCGGGACAGCGTCCGGGAGTCGATGGCCCGCGGGATCGCCTCCGGCATCGCGGCGTACCTGCCTCCGGGCACGGTGTTCCCGGACCTTACGGGACACTGGGCCCGCGAAGCGGTCCTGCGGCTGAAGGCGCAGGGCCTGGTGGAAGGCGCCGCGGGCGGGCGGTACGAGCCCCGGCGGGTGCTCACGAGAGCGGAATGGGTGACGCTGCTCGGCAGGCTCTTCGACCTGCCGCAGGCGGCGGCAGGGAGCGGATGCTCCGCCGGCGGAGCCGGCAGCAGCGTATCCGGCGCCGTGTACGGCGGCGGGGAAGGCTGCCGGCCGGAGGCCGCGCGGGGGGCTGCCGCGTTCCGTGACGTGAACGCGGGGCACTGGGCCTTCGCCGCCCTCGACAAGGCGGTGAAGGCGGGCGTGCTGGAGGGCTACCCCGACGGCACGCTGCGGCCCGACCGTCCGGTGACCCGGGCGGAAGTGGCCTCGCTCCTGCAGCGCCTGTCCGGCGCTGCCGAGGGGCAGGCGCACCCGTTCGGCGACGTGCCTGCCGGCTACTGGGCCGAAGGCTCAATCGCCGGGCTGCGGAACACCGGATGGATCGACGGCGTCAGCGCGGACCGCTTCGCGCCGGAGAAAGGCATGACCCGGGCGGAAGCGGCCGCCCTGCTCGACCGGTACACGGCCGCAGCCGGAAGGTCAGCCGTCCCGGCTGACGGCAGATAA
- a CDS encoding DUF4321 domain-containing protein: protein MKKNSLTLILLLLVCLIAGTLIGQLLAPYPYLGFLTKSVTLTWQPKADLLVIRYDLDLQIRLNLIGILGLALGFWIFRKL, encoded by the coding sequence TTGAAGAAGAATTCGCTCACCCTGATTCTGCTGCTGCTGGTCTGCCTGATCGCGGGCACGCTCATCGGCCAGCTGCTGGCGCCCTATCCGTATCTCGGCTTCTTGACGAAGTCGGTCACGCTGACCTGGCAGCCCAAGGCGGATCTGCTTGTGATCAGGTATGACCTCGACCTGCAGATCCGGCTGAACCTGATCGGCATCCTGGGGCTCGCTCTCGGATTCTGGATTTTCCGCAAGCTGTAA
- a CDS encoding SPOR domain-containing protein — MNKAKMTFRYNSSKTESGRGEARVIPLRREEYEVVEEKKKPEPSTEATPAEREAELVRFRPEAADRQFGRGTQAQPEEAVSAAGNVPRDDVPPAASKGWLLLEPEAESRQGYGSEFGAWQSSFDPEEERVEKLIRHSEHSKPADVYDGETGYVGRDSARGGQEPSGSRFSRVTDNGYYTRPPQQGSWLKITASVMGAVVTGVAFGFLVLSMFTGGEPGAVPGKDAPVISPQGTGAKGGAAGSAKAGTEPAAAAGALPGASAAVNLPARSYTILQGGVFGTAAAAETFAGDLRKKGIEAVTEISDKNTVYLGVTTNRDDALGLAQGLQGQQEVMVKSFEVPGAKKVRWNGKGAEVFQTYISQGASIVQQAASQTAAKLKESEPGPIDEKALQTIKTSHVAWAAGASAVSDGLGEAGKTLLPKMNNALNTAVNALGEYKKNPSHAILWQAQGALLQYLVAEKELMTTAAQP; from the coding sequence ATGAACAAGGCCAAAATGACATTCCGATATAATAGCTCCAAAACGGAAAGCGGGCGGGGGGAAGCGCGGGTCATTCCGCTGCGCCGAGAAGAGTACGAGGTGGTTGAGGAAAAGAAGAAGCCGGAACCCAGCACGGAAGCAACACCTGCGGAACGGGAAGCGGAGCTTGTCCGCTTCCGTCCGGAAGCGGCGGACAGGCAATTCGGCCGGGGCACCCAGGCGCAGCCGGAAGAAGCTGTGTCCGCTGCAGGGAATGTTCCACGGGACGACGTACCGCCGGCCGCGTCGAAAGGGTGGCTGCTGCTGGAGCCGGAGGCCGAGTCCCGTCAGGGGTACGGGAGCGAGTTCGGCGCCTGGCAGAGCTCGTTCGATCCGGAGGAGGAGCGGGTTGAGAAGCTCATCCGGCATTCGGAGCACTCGAAGCCGGCGGATGTCTATGACGGCGAGACCGGCTATGTCGGCCGGGACAGCGCCCGCGGCGGACAAGAGCCATCCGGTTCCCGCTTCAGCCGGGTGACGGACAACGGCTATTACACCCGGCCTCCCCAGCAGGGATCCTGGCTCAAAATTACGGCTTCGGTGATGGGAGCGGTAGTGACCGGGGTAGCCTTCGGCTTCCTGGTGCTGTCGATGTTCACCGGCGGCGAGCCGGGGGCGGTGCCGGGGAAGGACGCACCGGTAATATCGCCTCAGGGCACCGGGGCGAAGGGGGGCGCGGCCGGCAGCGCCAAGGCCGGTACCGAACCGGCGGCTGCAGCAGGGGCGCTCCCGGGAGCGTCGGCTGCCGTCAATCTGCCGGCACGCTCTTATACGATCCTGCAGGGCGGGGTATTCGGCACCGCCGCAGCGGCGGAGACCTTCGCCGGGGATCTGCGCAAGAAAGGGATTGAGGCGGTCACCGAGATCAGCGACAAGAACACGGTTTATTTGGGGGTCACGACGAACCGGGATGACGCGCTCGGTCTCGCCCAGGGACTGCAGGGGCAGCAAGAGGTGATGGTCAAGTCCTTCGAGGTGCCGGGAGCCAAGAAAGTAAGGTGGAACGGGAAGGGGGCGGAGGTCTTCCAAACCTACATCTCGCAGGGAGCCTCGATCGTGCAGCAGGCGGCCTCCCAGACCGCAGCCAAGCTGAAAGAATCGGAGCCGGGCCCGATTGACGAGAAGGCGCTTCAGACGATCAAGACGTCGCATGTGGCGTGGGCGGCGGGAGCTTCCGCGGTCAGCGACGGCTTGGGTGAAGCAGGCAAGACCCTGCTGCCGAAGATGAATAATGCGCTGAATACGGCGGTGAATGCGCTGGGCGAGTATAAGAAGAATCCGTCGCATGCCATCCTGTGGCAGGCACAGGGTGCGCTGCTTCAGTACCTTGTGGCGGAGAAGGAGCTCATGACGACCGCGGCCCAGCCGTAA
- the radC gene encoding RadC family protein, protein MESPNYTLRELHLEDRPRERMIHYGAEALSNAELLAILLRTGTYQESAVHVAQRLLRESGGLRSLSDMSLEQMTSIKGIGSAKALQIRAGIELGRRMARSGLNETVTIRSPQDAANLLMEDLRYLQKEHFVCLFLNTKNHVIGRETLSMGSLNASIVHPREVFRSAIKRSSASIVCAHNHPSGDPTPSPEDIALTRRLAEAGEIVGIEVLDHLVIGDQRFVSLKELGYM, encoded by the coding sequence ATGGAATCGCCGAATTACACACTGCGTGAACTACACCTAGAAGACCGGCCCCGCGAGAGGATGATCCACTACGGGGCGGAAGCCTTAAGCAACGCGGAACTGCTGGCGATTCTGCTTCGCACCGGTACCTACCAGGAGTCCGCGGTCCATGTGGCCCAGCGGCTCCTGCGCGAATCCGGAGGCCTGCGGAGCCTGAGCGATATGAGCCTGGAGCAGATGACAAGCATCAAGGGGATCGGCTCCGCGAAGGCGCTGCAGATCCGGGCGGGCATCGAGCTCGGCCGGCGGATGGCGCGCAGCGGCCTGAACGAGACGGTAACGATCCGCTCGCCGCAGGATGCCGCCAATCTGCTCATGGAGGATTTGCGTTACCTTCAGAAAGAACATTTCGTCTGTCTGTTTCTGAACACGAAGAATCATGTGATCGGGCGGGAGACGCTGTCGATGGGCAGCCTCAACGCTTCGATCGTTCATCCACGGGAGGTGTTCCGCTCGGCGATCAAACGCAGCAGCGCTTCGATCGTCTGTGCGCACAACCATCCCAGCGGGGACCCGACCCCGAGCCCGGAGGATATTGCGCTGACAAGAAGACTGGCGGAAGCCGGGGAGATTGTCGGCATCGAGGTGCTGGATCATCTGGTCATCGGAGACCAGCGCTTCGTGAGTTTGAAGGAGCTCGGATACATGTAA